DNA sequence from the Paenibacillus physcomitrellae genome:
AGCAAAGTAATCCAGAACGCTGAGTTGACGTCTTTGTACCCCCGAAGAACACCTTGAACCGGGGTCGCAATCGCATCGGAGATCTGAAAGAATATCGCGTAGATCAGAAAATGTTTCGTCATGGCGATCACAGCGTTATCGGTGGAATAAAGCTCCGCCACATCTTGGCGGACGATCATAAGAACGGCGGCGGTGATCAGCGACAGCAGAGCTGCGGAAATGACGCCGATTCGGCCGTAAAGCTTGGCGTCTCTCAGGCGGGATGCCCCGGTTTCATAGCCGACGAGGATCGTCAGGGCTGAACAGATGCTGAGTGGAATCATGTACAGGGTCGAAGCGAAATTGATGGCCGATTGATGGGCAGCGATGGTAATCGTGTCAAATCCGCTCATCAGCAAGGTTACGGCCGCAAATACGGCTGTTTCAAAGAAGATCGCGAACCCGATCGGCACTCCGATCTTAAGCAGCTCTTTCCATTTGGCCAGGGAGATCCGGTACCAGTTCCGCAGAAGATTATATTCCCTGAAAGTAGAGGTCTGCCGAACGATAAACAGCGCCAGAATGAAGATGCACCAATAGGTGAAAGCGGAAGCTACCCCGGAACCGATGCCGCCGAGTTTAGGAAATCCGAATTTCCCGAAGATTAGCACATAGTTAGCTGCTACGTTGATAGGCAGCGAGACCAGAGTGACAACCATGGAAATCCGGGTTTGACCCAAGGCGTCGATGGAGGATCTGAGCACGACATATCCGAACAGCGGAAGAACTCCCGTCCCCATAGCCGTCAAGAAATAAAAGGCGACATGGTGAACCTTTGGCGTTAAATGCATGGCATTCAGAATCGGGGAAATCAGCAGCGCTCCCGCTGCGATGACGATTAACCCGACAATAACCGCGAGCATCAGGCCCTGCATGACCTGATAGGCTACTTTGTTCTTGTGTCCTTCGCCGATCAGATGCGAAATCACAGGGGTTACTGCCATTAAAATTCCGCTTAATCCGGTTTGAACAGGCACCCAAAGGCTTGATCCAACGGCAGCTCCGGCCAAATCCTCAGGACTGGCATGACCAGACATGACGGTATCAAAGAAGGTCATAAGCGACATCGTAACCTGGGTAATTAAAATAGGGATCA
Encoded proteins:
- a CDS encoding MATE family efflux transporter; this translates as MKPTATFKQKYILFLQILIPILITQVTMSLMTFFDTVMSGHASPEDLAGAAVGSSLWVPVQTGLSGILMAVTPVISHLIGEGHKNKVAYQVMQGLMLAVIVGLIVIAAGALLISPILNAMHLTPKVHHVAFYFLTAMGTGVLPLFGYVVLRSSIDALGQTRISMVVTLVSLPINVAANYVLIFGKFGFPKLGGIGSGVASAFTYWCIFILALFIVRQTSTFREYNLLRNWYRISLAKWKELLKIGVPIGFAIFFETAVFAAVTLLMSGFDTITIAAHQSAINFASTLYMIPLSICSALTILVGYETGASRLRDAKLYGRIGVISAALLSLITAAVLMIVRQDVAELYSTDNAVIAMTKHFLIYAIFFQISDAIATPVQGVLRGYKDVNSAFWITLLSYWGAALPLGFILSKYTDLGPYGYWVGLITGLAIAAVLLLFRLRQVERRQALRLPS